The Agromyces sp. G08B096 DNA window ACCTCAGGGCGATCGCCCCGCACCTGCACGCCGAGGCGGCCGTCGTCTCCCTCATGAAGGGCGTCGAGAAGGCGTCGGGCCTTCGCATGAGCGAGGTCATCGCCGACGTGCTGCCCATCGACCAGTCGCAGATCGCGGTCATCTCGGGTCCGAACCTCGCGCTCGAGATCGCGAAGGAGCAGCCGACGGCCGCCGTGGTCTCCTCGTCCAGCCTCGAGACGGCGCAGGCCGTCGCCTCCGTCGCGCGCAACCGCTACTTCCACTCGTTCGTGAACACCGACGTCATCGGCACCGAGTTCGGCGGCGTGCTGAAGAACCTCATCGCCGTGGCCATCGGCATCGTCGACGGTGCGGGATACGGCGAGAACACGAAGGCCTCGATCATCACCCGGGGGCTCGTCGAGATGACCGACTTCGCCGTCGCCCACGGCGCGCATCCCGAGACGCTCTCGGGCCTCGCCGGCCTCGGCGACCTCATCGCCACGAGCCAGTCGCCGTTGTCGCGCAACAACACCGCGGGGCGGCTGCTCGGCCAGGGCTACCGTCTCGTCGACGTCACCAAGCAGATGCAGCAGACCACGGAAGGCCTGGCCTCGGTCGGCCCCGTGCTCGAGCTCGCCCGCGCGAAGGGCGTCCAGATGCCGATCGTCGAGCAGGTGCGGCAGGTCCTCGCCGGCACCCTCGACCCGCGGGACATCGCCCCGCACCTCACGACCGACGACGAGCCCCAGGGCGAAAGGACGAAGCATGGACAAGCTCAGGGTGGCTCTGCTGTTCGGCGGGCGTTCCAGCGAACACTCGATCAGCTGCGCAACGGCGGGCGGAGTGCTGGGCGCGATCGACCGTGACCGTTTCGAGGTGATCCCCGTCGGGATCACCCGCGACGGCGCCTTCGTGCTCGAACAGGACGATCCCGAGCGGTTCGGGCTCGACCCCGAGCGTCTGCCGGAGGTCGTCGACAACGGCACGCGCGTGCGCTGGCCCGAGTCGGCCGCGTCGCGCGAGCTGACGGTGACGGATGCCTCGGGCGAGCGTTCGCTCGGCGAGATCGACGTCGTCTTCCCGATCCTGCACGGCCGGTTCGGCGAGGACGGCACGATCCAGGGGCTCCTCGAGCTCGTGGGGCTGCCGTATGTCGGCAACGGCGTGCTCGCGTCGGCGATCGGCATGGACAAGCACGTCACGAAGACGGTCCTCGAGGGCGCCGGGCTCGCCGTAGCGCCCTGGGTGACGCTGACCCGCGCCGCGCTGGACGCCGACCGTGAGCTGTGGGAGCGCCGGGTGAAGGCGCTCGGACTGCCGGTCTTCGTGAAGCCCGCCCGCGCGGGATCGTCGGTCGGGGTCAGCCGGGTCGCCGACTGGGCGGAGCTCGACGCCGCGCTGGACGTCGCATTCGCCGAGGATCGCACGGTGCTCGTCGAGGGCGCCATGTCGGGCCGCGAGATCGAGTGCGGCGTGCTCGAAGGCCGCGACGGGCAGCCGCCGCGCGTGAGCGTCGCCGGCGAGGTGGTGGTCACCGGCCGCGACTTCTACGACTTCGAGGCGAAGTACCTCGACGCGCCGGGTGTCGAGCTGATCTGCCCGGCAGACCTGGGCGACGGCGAATCGTTCGAGCTCGCGCGGGTCGCCGCGCGGGCGTTCGAGGCGATCGGCGGCGAGGGGCTGGCGCGCGTGGACGTCTTCCTCACCGACGAGGGCTTCGTCGTCAACGAGGTGAACACCATGCCGGGCTTCACCCCGATCTCGATGTTCCCGACGTGCTGGCTGAACTCCGGGCTGAGCTACCCCGAGCTCATCACCGAGCTCATCGAGGTGGGCGTCGCGCGCGGAAGCCGCTGAGCGGCCGGTACCGCCTCGGCGTCAGCCCGCGGCGGGGGTCTCCGTCGGCGCCACGTCGTCGACGGCCGTGCAGCCGCCCTCGGCCGGGATCACCGAGACCGCGCGAGCGAGGTCGGTGAGGGCCGTGGTGCCGGAGACCGCGTCGTTGTCGACGATCACCTCGACGGCGGGCGTCCTGCCGTACGTCGTGAACCGGTAGGTCGGAGCGTCGGACTCGTCGATCACCCAGTCGACGCCGTCGACGGCGACGCAGCGGTAGTCGGTGGGCCCGGGCGGTTCGACGCCGCAGCGGAGCAGGACCGCGGCCGGCGACCCCCAGGCGCCCGTGCCCTGCGAGTTGGTCTCGCGCTGGGTCTGCTCGGCCACCGTGTCGGGCAGGCGCACGACCACGTCGGCGCAGGCGACCTCGGTCGCGTCGGGCGCGCGTTCCAGCGAGACAGCCTGGGTGCAGCCCGTGAGCAGGGCCGCGCCGGCGACGGCGGTGAGCAGGGCGGCGGCGGTGCGTAGGCCGCGGAGCGGCGCGGGCACGGGTCGGTGAGGCATCCGGTTCAGGCTACCGTGAGAGGCATGGAGCAGGCTGAGCGGGCGGCATCCGCGAGCGTGGGGCCGTCGGTCGGCGAACTGGGCGAGGCGGCGGTCCTCGCGCGGATCCTGCCGCGCCTCGGATCCGGCGATGCGGCCCTGCTCGGTCCCGGCGACGACGCCGCGGTGCTCGCCGCCGCCGACGGCCGGTATGTCGTCACCACCGACCTCATGGTGCACGGTCCCGACTTCCGGCTCGCGTGGTCGACGCCGCACGACCTCGGCTGGAAGGCCGCCGCCACGAACCTCA harbors:
- a CDS encoding NAD(P)H-dependent glycerol-3-phosphate dehydrogenase, which encodes MRVRNQPRRGAGKRVAVLGAGSWGTTFAKILADGGADVVVWARRPELAREIQEAKRNSDYLPGVNLPISLRATSRLDLALAGAEQVYVSVPSQSLRENLRAIAPHLHAEAAVVSLMKGVEKASGLRMSEVIADVLPIDQSQIAVISGPNLALEIAKEQPTAAVVSSSSLETAQAVASVARNRYFHSFVNTDVIGTEFGGVLKNLIAVAIGIVDGAGYGENTKASIITRGLVEMTDFAVAHGAHPETLSGLAGLGDLIATSQSPLSRNNTAGRLLGQGYRLVDVTKQMQQTTEGLASVGPVLELARAKGVQMPIVEQVRQVLAGTLDPRDIAPHLTTDDEPQGERTKHGQAQGGSAVRRAFQRTLDQLRNGGRSAGRDRP
- a CDS encoding D-alanine--D-alanine ligase family protein gives rise to the protein MDKLRVALLFGGRSSEHSISCATAGGVLGAIDRDRFEVIPVGITRDGAFVLEQDDPERFGLDPERLPEVVDNGTRVRWPESAASRELTVTDASGERSLGEIDVVFPILHGRFGEDGTIQGLLELVGLPYVGNGVLASAIGMDKHVTKTVLEGAGLAVAPWVTLTRAALDADRELWERRVKALGLPVFVKPARAGSSVGVSRVADWAELDAALDVAFAEDRTVLVEGAMSGREIECGVLEGRDGQPPRVSVAGEVVVTGRDFYDFEAKYLDAPGVELICPADLGDGESFELARVAARAFEAIGGEGLARVDVFLTDEGFVVNEVNTMPGFTPISMFPTCWLNSGLSYPELITELIEVGVARGSR
- a CDS encoding DUF3515 family protein, which gives rise to MPHRPVPAPLRGLRTAAALLTAVAGAALLTGCTQAVSLERAPDATEVACADVVVRLPDTVAEQTQRETNSQGTGAWGSPAAVLLRCGVEPPGPTDYRCVAVDGVDWVIDESDAPTYRFTTYGRTPAVEVIVDNDAVSGTTALTDLARAVSVIPAEGGCTAVDDVAPTETPAAG